A single genomic interval of Electrophorus electricus isolate fEleEle1 chromosome 2, fEleEle1.pri, whole genome shotgun sequence harbors:
- the crebl2 gene encoding cAMP-responsive element-binding protein-like 2, which produces MDENKMVGGKVKKPGKRGRKPAKIDLKAKLERSRQSARECRARKKLRYQYLEELVSSKERAICALREELEMYKQWCIAMDQGKIPSEIKALLTGDDQKTPQSTSTKTPKNGKYNSTGISQSKSS; this is translated from the exons ATGGATGAGAACAAG ATGGTTGGTGGAAAAGTCAAGAAACCGGGGAAACGTGGTCGTAAACCTGCCAAGATTGATCTAAAGGCAAAGCTAGAACGGAGCAGACAGAGTGCCAGAGAATGTCGGGCCAGGAAGAAACTGCGCTACCAGTACCTGGAGGAATTGGTCTCCAGCAAGGAGAGAGCTATCTGTGCCCTGAGAGAGGAGTTAGAAATG TACAAGCAGTGGTGTATTGCCATGGACCAAGGAAAAATTCCCTCAGAAATCAAGGCCCTTTTAACTGGAGATGATCAGAAAACCCCCCAAAGCACCAGCACCAAAACACCGAAAAATGGCAAGTACAACTCAACTGGGATCAGCCAGAGCAAGTCATCTTAA
- the gpr19 gene encoding probable G-protein coupled receptor 19 yields MVYALPVDAVKPSLHSTLLSYLMQNNSERDNSSALLTGSPTAACNLDSSLSSHPNSTRASYELTPAEVTVLGLIFGLLWLVSVLGNALVCLVIHRSRRTQSTTNYFVVSMACADLLLSLGCAPFILLQVSSGHWPLSAAACKAVRYVQHLCPGVQVYVLLSICVDRFYTIVYPLSFKVSREKAKRMILASWLFDAAFISPCLFFYGSSSAIVERHCEFFLPDSWDGLAYSAVHLLFGFLAPSLLILSFYQRVVRYIWRISADGRMVRRTMNIVPRTKVKTIKMFLMLNTVFLLTWIPFYVAQLWHPREATGPGRQGVLFFIAIAWMSFSSTASKPTLYSVYNANFRRGMRETFCMSSMKCYRSNAYTITASSRMAKKNYVGVVDLPVPAKTLIKDSVYDTFDREAKEKKLAWPISVNPPNTFV; encoded by the coding sequence ATGGTGTATGCTTTGCCAGTGGATGCTGTAAAACCCTCCCTGCACTCAACACTCCTCTCATACCTGATGCAGAACAATTCAGAGAGGGACAACTCCTCAGCTCTCCTGACAGGCTCTCCAACAGCTGCCTGCAATCTggactcctccctctcctctcatccaaACAGCACCCGAGCCTCCTACGAACTCACCCCAGCAGAAGTGACAGTTCTCGGGCTGATCTTTGGCTTGCTCTGGCTGGTCTCTGTCCTGGGCAATGCCCTGGTGTGCCTGGTCATCCACCGCAGCCGCAGAACCCAGTCCACCACAAACTACTTTGTGGTGTCTATGGCGTGTGCTGACCTGCTGCTGAGTCTGGGCTGTGCGCCATTCATCCTGCTCCAGGTATCTTCAGGACATTGGCCTTTGAGTGCAGCGGCCTGCAAGGCAGTGCGTTATGTCCAGCACTTGTGCCCTGGAGTGCAGGTGTACGTGCTTCTCTCCATCTGCGTGGACCGTTTTTACACAATTGTCTACCCCCTGAGTTTTAAAGTGTCTCGGGAAAAGGCCAAGCGCATGATCCTGGCCTCCTGGCTTTTTGATGCAGCCTTCATCTCGCCATGTCTCTTTTTCTACGGCTCCTCGTCGGCAATAGTGGAGAGGCACTGCGAGTTCTTCCTTCCAGACTCCTGGGACGGCCTGGCCTATTCAGCGGTCCACCTGCTGTTCGGGTTTCTGGCACCATCGCTCCTCATCCTGTCCTTTTACCAGAGAGTGGTGCGCTATATCTGGAGGATCAGTGCCGACGGACGCATGGTGCGCAGAACCATGAACATTGTACCCAGGACTAAAGTGAAAACCATCAAGATGTTTCTCATGCTCAACACTGTCTTCCTCCTCACCTGGATACCCTTCTACGTTGCCCAACTATGGCATCCTCGTGAGGCCACTGGCCCTGGAAGACAGGGGGTGCTGTTCTTCATTGCAATTGCCTGGATGTCTTTTAGCTCTACAGCATCGAAACCCACACTTTACTCAGTGTACAATGCCAACTTCAGGCGAGGCATGAGAGAGACCTTCTGCATGTCGTCGATGAAGTGCTATCGAAGCAATGCATACACCATCACCGCCAGTTCACGAATGGCCAAAAAAAACTATGTGGGTGTGGTTGATTTGCCTGTCCCAGCGAAGACTCTCATTAAAGACTCTGTTTATGACACGTTTGACCGagaagcaaaagagaaaaaattgGCGTGGCCTATAAGTGTGAACCCACCAAACACATTTGTATGA
- the dusp16 gene encoding dual specificity protein phosphatase 16 produces MAEPLPAGALASVRPIGPEGLVALLEGGLDHVLLIDSRPFVDYNASHILEAVNVNCSKLMKRRLQQDKVQIAELLQHSAKKKLELQGQEVVVYDQNSSDPSSLSSEGFLSVLLDKLERSFPSVHLLSGGFVEFSHLFPGLCEGKSMLVPSCISQPCLPVTSSGPTRILPHLYLGCQRDVLNRDLMQQNDIAYVLNASNTCPKPDFIPESHFLRVPVNDSFCEKILPWLDNSVEFIEKAKACNARVLVHCLAGISRSATIAIAYIMKRMDMSLDEAYRFVKEKRPTISPNFNFLGQLLDFEKKIKSPNGEGSRCNQAQMEAAKELTLGQEEASSVAKFESSVTGPIEPLTLPCVLAGVPEERLLAQALCGLQLGEGMEDSTRLKRSFSLDIKSYGETSAVAPGHTFCAGDATDYYKPSAFKEPATKPCQFSPVEEVSEQSTPEQSPDKEQADGPASASALPPSSSKPKPSAKPPPPPSCPQPLHRSGSMEETPSAASILLGLSRSQQHLARGGAGALKGWHSDILLGSVAVSSSSSSSSSSLTGGWYLSESTHFCSTSAIFGGGSGTQGGLAAAFSCSQGLEAVRRRGRQRSGDRGDSRRSWHEESSFEKQLKRRSCQMEFGDGMTESRSREELGKVGSQSSFSGSMEIIEVS; encoded by the exons ATGGCAGAGCCTTTGCCGGCAGGGGCCCTGGCCTCAGTGAGACCCATCGGGCCAGAAGGCCTGGTGGCACTGCTGGAGGGTGGTCTGGACCACGTGCTGTTGATAGACAGCAGGCCCTTCGTGGACTACAATGCCTCCCACATCCTGGAGGCAGTCAACGTGAACTGCTCCAAGCTGATGAAGCGACGCCTGCAGCAGGACAAGGTGCAGATCGCTGAGCTGCTGCAGCACTCGGCCAAGAAGAAG CTCGAACTGCAAGGTCAAGAAGTGGTGGTCTATGATCAGAACTCATCTGACCCCTCCTCCCTGTCATCAGAGGGCTTTCTCAGCGTCCTATTGGATAAACTAGAGAGGAGTTTTCCATCTGTTCACCTGCTCTCAG GTGGCTTCGTGGAGTTCTCCCATCTGTTCCCGGGCCTGTGCGAGGGCAAATCCATGCTGGTGCCCTCTTGCATCTCGCAGCCCTGCCTACCTGTCACCAGCAGTGGGCCCACACGCATCCTGCCCCATCTCTACCTAGGTTGCCAGAGGGATGTGCTCAACAGG GACCTGATGCAGCAGAATGACATAGCGTATGTGCTCAACGCCAGCAACACGTGTCCAAAACCTGACTTCATTCCTGAGTCCCATTTCCTGCGCGTGCCAGTCAACGACAGCTTCTGTGAGAAGATCCTGCCCTGGTTGGACAACTCGGTGGAGTTCATAG AGAAGGCAAAGGCATGTAACGCCAGAGTTCTGGTGCACTGCCTGGCAGGCATCTCTCGATCGGCCACCATCGCCATTGCCTACATCATGAAGAGAATGGACATGTCCCTAGATGAGGCATATAG GTTTGTGAAGGAGAAGAGGCCCACCATCTCGCCCAACTTCAACTTTCTGGGTCAGCTGCTGGACTTTGAGAAGAAGATCAAGAGCCCAAACGGAGAAGGATCCAGGTGCAACCAGGCGCAGATGGAGGCAGCCAAGGAGCTCACCCTTGGGCAGGAGGAAGCATCCAGCGTGGCTAAGTTTGAGAGTTCGGTCACTGGACCGATAGAGCCTCTGACCCTGCCCTGTGTGCTGGCCGGGGTTCCCGAGGAACGTCTATTGGCTCAGGCTCTGTGCGGCTTGCAGCTGGGGGAGGGTATGGAGGACAGCACCCGGCTGAAGCGGTCCTTCTCCCTTGACATCAAGTCATACGGGGAGACGAGCGCAGTGGCGCCTGGGCACACGTTCTGTGCCGGGGATGCCACCGATTACTACAAACCATCAGCTTTTAAAGAGCCGGCAACGAAGCCCTGCCAGTTCTCGCCTGTGGAGGAGGTCTCGGAGCAGTCGACGCCGGAGCAGAGTCCGGACAAGGAGCAGGCAGACGGCCCCGCCTCAGCCTCCGCCCTCCCCCCCAGCTCCAGCAAGCCCAAGCCGAGTGCCAAGCCTCCCCCTCCACCTTCCTGCCCCCAGCCCCTGCACAGGAGTGGCAGCATGGAGGAGACCCCGAGCGCCGCCAGCATACTGCTCGGCCTGTCACGTTCACAGCAGCACCTAGCTAGGGGTGGTGCCGGTGCACTGAAGGGATGGCATTCAGACATCCTGCTGGGCTCTGTggctgtctcctcctcctcctcctcctcctcctcctcgctgaCAGGTGGCTGGTACCTCTCTGAGTCGACACACTTCTGCTCCACCTCAGCCATCTTTGGGGGTGGGAGCGGGACACAGGGAGGTCTGGCGGCAGCATTCAGCTGCAGCCAAGGCCTGGAGGCAGTGAGGAGGCGTGGGCGGCAACGCAGCGGTGACCGCGGGGACTCGCGACGGAGCTGGCACGAGGAGAGCAGCTTTGAGAAGCAACTGAAACGGCGCAGCTGCCAGATGGAGTTCGGTGATGGGATGACGGAGAGCCGCTCCAGGGAGGAACTGGGAAAAGTAGGCAGTCAGTCCAGCTTCTCAGGGAGCATGGAGATCATCGAGGTGTCCTGA